A stretch of the Phycisphaerae bacterium genome encodes the following:
- a CDS encoding SDR family oxidoreductase: MNESLKGKTAVVTGASRGYGAGIARMLAMRGARVWIAARSQADLKRVAADVGAEPIAADVTSSADWDRLFAAVLDKSKRLDILVNNAGAGVQIAEIADQTDEQIRSCIDVNLTGAAFGSRRAAAQMRKQKSGTIVNVSSVCAVEAWPQWGVYAAAKAGLVQLTRSLYVELRPHGARATCVIPSWGDTEFLRAAKLEGFSPEVAEKCIKPDELGRIVADVCALPAHLVVQEMIVWPLVQDVSPL, encoded by the coding sequence ATGAACGAATCGCTCAAGGGCAAAACGGCGGTGGTCACCGGGGCGTCACGCGGATACGGGGCGGGCATCGCCAGGATGCTGGCGATGCGCGGGGCGCGGGTCTGGATCGCCGCGCGAAGCCAAGCCGACCTCAAACGGGTCGCCGCCGACGTGGGAGCCGAACCCATCGCCGCCGATGTGACCAGCTCAGCCGATTGGGACCGGCTCTTTGCCGCCGTGCTCGACAAGTCGAAGCGGCTGGACATCCTGGTCAACAACGCCGGAGCCGGTGTGCAAATCGCCGAAATCGCCGATCAGACCGACGAGCAGATCCGCTCCTGCATCGACGTGAACCTGACCGGGGCCGCCTTCGGCTCGCGCCGCGCCGCCGCCCAGATGCGAAAGCAAAAATCCGGCACGATCGTCAACGTCTCATCGGTTTGCGCGGTCGAGGCCTGGCCGCAGTGGGGCGTCTACGCCGCCGCCAAGGCCGGCCTGGTGCAACTGACCCGCTCGCTGTACGTCGAGCTTCGCCCGCACGGGGCGCGGGCGACCTGCGTGATCCCCTCATGGGGCGATACCGAATTCCTGCGGGCGGCCAAGCTCGAAGGCTTTTCGCCCGAGGTGGCCGAAAAGTGCATCAAACCGGACGAACTGGGCCGGATCGTGGCCGACGTCTGCGCCCTGCCGGCCCACCTGGTGGTCCAGGAGATGATCGTCTGGCCGCTCGTCCAGGACGTGAGCCCGCTGTAG
- a CDS encoding FadR family transcriptional regulator, whose amino-acid sequence MKLEPLAKTSLLDDTVHTLQRSIIAGGYEPGSVLSGEGKMAQELGVSRTVVREAMRVLEARGLVEIAQGKAPRYRGGNPEAVSASLEVLLMRKDHGLMDLLEVRRHLETEIAALAAERATPEQIEAMQQAIDDLRLAKDDLDAMVEADIRFHNLLAEATGNLVFRIILEPLMGVLQAARRQTLTVSGAAHPADRHQIILEAIKRRSPDETRENMARHLELTAQFVARHYRPAD is encoded by the coding sequence ATGAAGCTGGAACCGCTGGCGAAAACGAGTCTTCTGGATGACACGGTGCATACGCTTCAGCGCAGCATCATCGCGGGCGGCTACGAACCGGGCAGCGTGCTGAGCGGCGAGGGCAAGATGGCCCAGGAGCTGGGGGTGTCGCGTACGGTGGTCCGCGAGGCGATGCGGGTGCTGGAGGCGCGGGGGTTGGTGGAGATCGCCCAGGGCAAGGCGCCGCGGTATCGGGGCGGCAATCCCGAGGCGGTTTCGGCGAGTCTGGAAGTCCTTCTGATGCGGAAGGATCACGGCTTGATGGACCTGCTGGAAGTTCGGCGTCATCTGGAGACCGAGATCGCCGCCCTGGCGGCTGAGCGGGCGACGCCCGAGCAGATTGAGGCGATGCAGCAGGCGATCGACGATCTGCGGTTGGCGAAGGATGATCTGGACGCGATGGTCGAAGCGGACATTCGGTTTCACAACCTGCTGGCCGAGGCGACGGGCAACCTTGTTTTCCGCATCATTCTGGAACCGCTGATGGGCGTGTTGCAGGCGGCGCGTCGTCAGACGCTGACGGTGTCGGGGGCCGCCCATCCCGCGGACCGGCATCAGATCATTCTCGAGGCGATCAAGCGGCGTTCGCCCGATGAGACCCGCGAGAACATGGCCAGGCACCTGGAATTGACGGCGCAGTTCGTCGCCCGGCATTACCGGCCGGCGGATTAG
- a CDS encoding PEP-CTERM sorting domain-containing protein (PEP-CTERM proteins occur, often in large numbers, in the proteomes of bacteria that also encode an exosortase, a predicted intramembrane cysteine proteinase. The presence of a PEP-CTERM domain at a protein's C-terminus predicts cleavage within the sorting domain, followed by covalent anchoring to some some component of the (usually Gram-negative) cell surface. Many PEP-CTERM proteins exhibit an unusual sequence composition that includes large numbers of potential glycosylation sites. Expression of one such protein has been shown restore the ability of a bacterium to form floc, a type of biofilm.), which produces MFKGSVLVLAMVLLGALGASAHADGVISMNIVTVSENFLSPELVPGNSFTAGVVPAAKWNDSTTPSGAWMGMHDDAGTWNGAEFTMYYTTNYTPQSPWPGYSAAMANEADNKLLSGHVYNQSGTDTLAQFRYIPYAAYDVYIYYNSAAVTNNYQTFAIDGTSFSAVGSELTMGADSAFVLSDGTNDANYVKFSNVNLAEFTLRASSTGSSYSYFNGFQIVEVPEPMTIGLLAFGGLLLRRRV; this is translated from the coding sequence ATGTTCAAAGGCAGCGTGCTTGTCTTGGCAATGGTATTGTTGGGCGCGTTGGGCGCGTCGGCCCACGCCGACGGGGTGATCAGCATGAATATCGTCACCGTGAGTGAGAACTTCCTGAGCCCCGAACTTGTACCAGGCAACAGCTTTACGGCCGGTGTGGTCCCCGCGGCCAAGTGGAACGATTCCACCACCCCCTCGGGCGCCTGGATGGGCATGCACGACGATGCCGGTACTTGGAACGGTGCGGAATTCACCATGTATTACACCACGAATTACACGCCTCAATCACCGTGGCCCGGATATTCCGCAGCCATGGCCAATGAGGCGGACAACAAACTCCTGTCCGGGCACGTCTATAACCAGTCGGGAACCGATACCCTCGCTCAATTCCGTTATATCCCCTACGCGGCGTACGACGTGTACATCTACTACAACAGCGCCGCCGTGACAAACAACTATCAGACCTTCGCGATCGACGGCACGTCGTTCTCGGCGGTCGGATCGGAATTGACGATGGGAGCGGATTCCGCGTTCGTGCTGTCCGACGGGACCAACGACGCCAACTACGTGAAGTTCTCGAACGTGAATCTGGCTGAGTTCACCCTTCGGGCTTCTTCGACGGGCAGTTCGTACAGCTACTTCAACGGCTTCCAGATCGTCGAGGTGCCCGAGCCCATGACGATCGGCCTGCTGGCCTTCGGCGGCCTGCTGCTTCGCCGACGGGTTTAG
- a CDS encoding helix-turn-helix transcriptional regulator: protein MPKHRCEDMLDEVLGGTSFRLYKASWETIEREESYTVQSPFARLLWIKEGDGAVHLFSRTIPLKAEQCVLVPTETAARFEKPAGLSFYWTYFRADYAGCVDLCELLAPSRLTVRIADGEQRFGELIRCFNRDEAAARLRSTAVLIDLLARFFEGCRLDAVREKMSRMSRLVGVIRFIDEHLDRSIGIGELAARLHLSEKYFSNLFSSVMGEPPTVYINRRRIVRAKRHLLFSSLPIEAIAGKVGFADPFYFSRLFRRYEGVSPRTYRRQQLSRS from the coding sequence ATGCCGAAACACCGCTGCGAGGACATGTTGGACGAGGTTTTGGGGGGGACGAGTTTTCGTCTGTACAAGGCGTCGTGGGAGACGATCGAGCGGGAGGAATCGTACACGGTCCAATCGCCGTTCGCCCGGCTGCTGTGGATCAAAGAGGGCGACGGGGCGGTCCACCTATTCAGCCGGACCATCCCCTTGAAGGCCGAGCAGTGCGTTCTCGTGCCGACCGAGACGGCGGCGCGGTTCGAGAAGCCGGCGGGCCTGAGTTTCTACTGGACGTACTTCCGCGCGGACTACGCCGGCTGCGTCGATCTGTGCGAACTGCTGGCGCCGTCGCGTCTGACGGTTCGGATCGCCGACGGCGAGCAGCGGTTCGGCGAGCTGATCCGGTGCTTTAACCGCGACGAGGCGGCGGCGCGTCTGCGGAGCACCGCCGTTCTGATCGATCTGCTGGCGCGTTTTTTCGAGGGCTGCCGGCTCGACGCGGTTCGGGAGAAGATGTCGCGGATGTCCCGGCTGGTCGGGGTGATCCGGTTCATCGACGAGCATCTCGACCGGTCCATCGGGATCGGCGAGCTGGCCGCCCGGCTGCATTTGAGCGAGAAGTACTTTTCGAATCTGTTTTCATCGGTGATGGGCGAGCCGCCGACGGTTTACATCAACCGGCGGCGGATTGTGCGGGCGAAGCGTCATCTGCTGTTCTCGTCGCTGCCGATCGAGGCGATCGCGGGGAAGGTCGGGTTCGCCGATCCATTCTATTTCTCGCGGCTGTTCCGCCGGTACGAGGGGGTTTCGCCCCGGACGTATCGGCGTCAGCAGCTTTCGCGGTCATGA
- a CDS encoding Gfo/Idh/MocA family oxidoreductase, translating to MALTIGLVGAGSISYPHVHAHTKNPNVAKVVVAEISDAARQRLCGRYGLSGLSDYRQLIDDPAIDLIDVCLPSHLHEGVSIEALRAGKHVICEKPPALSVEGTQRMIAAAHSAKRRLFGVLNQRFMPMHEQAKRLIDQGAIGRPMFMTSFILGNEIDRMNDPDHWKGDREKSGGGVLIDSGIHHIDLMRFLLGEAAGVSAVTKRFMVKPAHKEEDSAFVTIEFENGAVGTLAASYAMTELPWTEPKTIYGTEGTLVIDDSGASPLTLVKAAKKAVCDDGFVRCQAIERSAVAVPTVPTDNDNPLWYYSIGRCLDDFIDALVRDRQPAVAFEDGQAALAVVAAAYQSQKSGTRVTL from the coding sequence ATGGCGCTCACGATCGGCCTCGTCGGGGCGGGTTCCATCAGCTACCCGCACGTCCACGCCCACACGAAGAACCCCAACGTCGCGAAGGTGGTCGTCGCCGAGATCAGCGACGCCGCCCGCCAGCGCCTCTGCGGGCGCTACGGCCTCTCCGGCCTCAGCGACTACCGACAACTGATCGACGATCCGGCCATCGACCTGATCGACGTCTGCCTCCCCTCGCACCTGCACGAGGGCGTCTCGATCGAGGCGCTGCGGGCGGGCAAGCACGTGATCTGCGAAAAACCGCCGGCCCTCTCGGTCGAAGGGACTCAGCGGATGATCGCCGCCGCCCACTCCGCCAAACGGCGGCTCTTCGGCGTGCTCAATCAGCGATTCATGCCCATGCACGAACAGGCGAAACGGCTTATCGACCAGGGGGCGATCGGCCGCCCCATGTTCATGACCAGCTTCATCCTCGGCAATGAAATCGACCGCATGAACGATCCGGACCACTGGAAGGGCGACCGCGAAAAGTCCGGCGGCGGCGTGCTGATCGACTCGGGCATCCACCACATCGACCTGATGAGGTTCCTGCTCGGCGAGGCGGCTGGCGTCTCCGCCGTCACCAAACGCTTCATGGTCAAGCCCGCCCACAAGGAGGAGGACAGCGCGTTCGTCACCATCGAGTTTGAAAACGGCGCGGTCGGCACGCTGGCCGCCTCGTACGCCATGACCGAACTGCCCTGGACCGAACCCAAGACCATCTACGGAACCGAAGGCACCCTGGTCATCGACGACAGCGGCGCCAGTCCGCTGACGCTGGTCAAAGCCGCCAAGAAAGCCGTCTGCGACGACGGCTTTGTCCGGTGCCAGGCGATCGAGCGCTCCGCCGTCGCCGTCCCGACCGTGCCGACCGACAACGACAATCCCCTCTGGTACTACTCCATCGGCCGATGCCTCGACGACTTCATCGACGCCCTGGTCCGTGACCGTCAACCCGCCGTCGCCTTCGAGGACGGCCAGGCCGCCCTCGCCGTCGTCGCCGCCGCCTACCAATCGCAAAAAAGCGGAACCCGCGTGACGCTCTGA
- a CDS encoding sugar phosphate isomerase/epimerase: MKTSLITSIYGRKGEIRPIEELIPAVAATGADAIELFAERNYGPANRHAGLSIPDEQVRKTGELAARHGLAISAVSAHFPMIATDPALRAEYLAEYKKCIDQAAMIGVPFVHGFSGDPDAANPIVRDEPKAWELLRETCLEVLDHAAKRGVEFGMEPVVNHLVHGLASCEKMFETVGRDDLYINYDPIHLYLAGKPDDHLTFIRRHGRRIKHVHVHDGFGPGSFDWQQYQRTLEPKWTNFKAPGMGELDLPRIIDELRRAGYDGYLSIEHIGSGYEIVDYVTWHYNRMIKGML; the protein is encoded by the coding sequence ATGAAGACGTCGCTGATCACCAGTATCTACGGGCGAAAGGGCGAAATCCGGCCGATCGAGGAACTGATCCCAGCCGTCGCCGCGACCGGGGCCGACGCGATCGAGCTGTTCGCCGAGCGAAACTACGGTCCGGCCAACCGGCACGCGGGCCTGAGCATCCCGGACGAGCAGGTCCGCAAAACCGGCGAACTGGCGGCCCGCCATGGTCTGGCGATCTCGGCCGTCTCAGCCCACTTCCCGATGATCGCCACCGATCCGGCCCTTCGCGCCGAATACCTGGCTGAGTACAAAAAGTGCATCGACCAGGCGGCGATGATCGGCGTGCCGTTCGTCCACGGCTTCAGCGGCGACCCGGACGCCGCCAATCCGATCGTCCGCGACGAGCCCAAGGCGTGGGAGCTTCTCCGCGAGACGTGCCTGGAAGTCCTCGACCACGCCGCTAAACGCGGCGTCGAGTTCGGCATGGAGCCGGTGGTCAATCACCTGGTGCACGGGCTGGCCTCGTGCGAGAAGATGTTCGAGACGGTCGGACGCGACGACCTGTACATCAACTACGACCCGATCCACCTGTACCTTGCCGGCAAACCCGACGATCACCTGACCTTCATCCGCCGACACGGCCGGCGGATCAAACACGTCCACGTCCACGATGGCTTTGGACCCGGTTCGTTCGACTGGCAACAGTATCAGCGGACGCTCGAACCGAAGTGGACCAACTTCAAAGCCCCCGGCATGGGCGAGCTGGACCTGCCGCGGATCATCGACGAACTCCGGCGGGCCGGCTACGACGGGTATCTGTCGATCGAACACATCGGCTCGGGCTACGAGATCGTCGACTACGTGACCTGGCACTACAACCGCATGATCAAAGGCATGCTCTAA
- a CDS encoding ImmA/IrrE family metallo-endopeptidase, producing MADRWGKIKGDNTFALRVEFRDDPDANGFVSPEMRASWGAFEIWVNGVNLCSHLEEGGILPSVSWHLLPLFEWLIENWDALLHEERLPVRNVESDAWSSIQRTAFPPYFVEKDTGRLSAWEQAWSSWWRRHALRAARDGGLFPDVVFRRLRDDIEVSWGPTPLAGMPEHYRFTCDRGRATVAPETVAGVLFDVLSSAIDHLLERLPESSTLRELRRRVTCLSTTETDRRLMWLAALGADEQTMQTRWRAIKQRMIERFNGAADALLAAKTGPDHLVISDSGDAALMLASAAPDIQESDAVTLAQYVVDLSRMGRESDRLCPLERTPPPPSYQIRPWQQGYELAKDFLQALGADQESAPLDIAGIIRDLGIDAQERMLITDSVRGLAVASPDHQPGILVNTTHAYNRHGPGKRFGLAHELCHILYDRSRGRRLALSSGSWAPEDLESRANAFAAMVLMPERLVEKAVSHATEPINSKAGVLEVAQRLQCGWHSVLWHLRNLGYIDTDARQRVDREDYPPDIDGN from the coding sequence ATGGCGGATCGCTGGGGAAAGATCAAGGGCGACAACACGTTCGCTCTGCGAGTGGAGTTTCGGGACGATCCCGACGCCAACGGTTTCGTCTCCCCCGAGATGCGCGCCAGTTGGGGGGCTTTCGAAATCTGGGTCAACGGGGTGAACCTCTGCTCGCATCTGGAAGAAGGCGGCATCCTGCCCAGCGTCTCCTGGCATCTCCTGCCGCTCTTCGAGTGGCTGATCGAGAACTGGGACGCCCTGTTGCACGAAGAGAGGCTGCCCGTCCGCAACGTCGAAAGCGACGCCTGGTCTTCCATACAGAGAACGGCTTTCCCCCCCTACTTCGTCGAAAAGGACACCGGCAGGCTCAGCGCCTGGGAACAGGCATGGTCGAGCTGGTGGCGGCGACACGCTCTGCGTGCCGCCCGTGACGGAGGCTTGTTCCCCGACGTGGTCTTCCGACGCCTTCGGGATGACATCGAGGTATCCTGGGGGCCGACCCCTTTGGCGGGCATGCCCGAACACTACCGCTTCACCTGCGATCGGGGCCGTGCGACGGTTGCCCCCGAAACGGTGGCCGGGGTGCTTTTCGACGTCTTGTCCAGCGCGATCGACCATCTGCTTGAGCGGCTGCCTGAGTCCTCGACGCTCCGCGAACTCAGGCGACGGGTCACCTGCCTTTCGACGACGGAGACGGATCGTCGGCTCATGTGGCTGGCGGCGCTCGGCGCCGATGAGCAGACGATGCAGACCCGGTGGCGCGCCATCAAGCAGCGGATGATCGAACGCTTCAACGGCGCTGCGGACGCCCTTCTCGCCGCCAAGACCGGTCCCGACCACCTTGTGATCAGCGACTCGGGAGACGCCGCCCTCATGCTCGCCTCGGCGGCGCCGGACATTCAGGAATCGGATGCGGTGACGTTGGCCCAATACGTGGTTGATCTGTCGCGAATGGGCCGTGAATCCGATCGCTTGTGTCCTCTGGAACGTACGCCTCCGCCGCCGTCCTACCAGATTCGCCCATGGCAGCAGGGCTACGAGTTGGCAAAGGATTTTCTCCAGGCCCTCGGCGCGGATCAGGAGTCAGCCCCGCTCGACATTGCCGGGATCATCAGGGACCTTGGCATCGACGCGCAGGAAAGGATGTTGATTACGGATTCGGTTCGCGGTCTGGCGGTGGCGTCGCCCGATCACCAGCCGGGGATCCTCGTCAACACGACGCACGCCTATAACCGGCACGGACCAGGCAAACGATTCGGATTGGCCCACGAGCTGTGCCACATCCTCTACGATCGTTCTCGTGGCCGCCGGCTTGCCCTGTCCAGCGGTTCGTGGGCGCCCGAGGACCTCGAGAGCCGGGCCAACGCCTTCGCGGCGATGGTGTTGATGCCGGAAAGGCTTGTGGAAAAGGCCGTTTCTCACGCGACCGAACCCATCAACTCGAAGGCCGGCGTACTCGAAGTGGCTCAGCGGCTCCAGTGCGGCTGGCACTCCGTGTTGTGGCACCTGCGGAATCTCGGCTACATCGATACGGACGCCCGACAACGCGTTGATCGCGAGGACTATCCTCCGGATATCGACGGAAATTGA
- a CDS encoding MarR family transcriptional regulator: MSPDTSASQTSTDAGDDLRRLAERIFQLNLMFWALRHKNRTDDPNDLTEPEFATLDTLVGHGVCTVGTLQKALNVQPAQMSRIIRSLEAKAGKKMVECQLNPKDKRRIDVTVTAQGRKAYQDYRELRLDANMELLASLSKTEQRELIKLLDRFGALMSERLGGEK; encoded by the coding sequence TTGTCGCCCGATACCTCCGCAAGTCAGACGAGCACGGACGCCGGCGACGATCTGAGGCGGCTCGCTGAGCGGATCTTCCAGCTCAACCTGATGTTCTGGGCCCTTCGCCACAAGAACCGCACCGATGATCCCAACGACCTGACCGAACCCGAGTTCGCCACGCTGGATACGCTGGTCGGTCACGGCGTGTGCACGGTCGGGACGCTGCAGAAGGCCCTTAACGTTCAGCCGGCCCAGATGTCGCGGATCATCCGATCGCTGGAGGCCAAAGCGGGCAAGAAGATGGTTGAATGCCAGTTGAACCCCAAGGATAAGCGGCGGATCGACGTGACCGTCACCGCCCAGGGCCGCAAGGCCTATCAGGACTACCGCGAGCTTCGCCTCGACGCGAACATGGAACTGCTGGCCAGTCTGTCCAAGACGGAACAGCGGGAGCTGATCAAGTTGCTGGACCGGTTTGGGGCGTTGATGTCCGAACGGCTGGGCGGCGAGAAGTAG
- a CDS encoding radical SAM protein, translating into MGAGSAADGNGDVGRPGLPQKTTSICPECLEVLPAELYEREGKVWMAKRCPRHGEFVELISSDAAFFEKMDRWDWEYPAELEHQDVASKNGCPNDCGLCPSHRSRAMMINIDLTNRCNLDCPVCFANANRSGRVYEVTVEQIRRMLDASVAAYGDAPPCVQYSGGEPTVHPDFLEVLRISKEAGFAQIQAATNGLKFARDPGFARAASEAGLNVAYLQFDGVSDEVYRRTRGRPLWELKQRAVENIAGAGMQICLVPTVARGVNDHQIGAIYRFALEHIDAVAAISWQPVVFTGRIDFQQRLAMRFTNADLARCLEEQTGGEVAMDRDWYTLSFVEPFSKLVEAITGERQAAVSCHRHCGLGTYVVVGRDGRRGYPIPKFIDVEALMGRMHELAAKLGQRRWFKKLTLMRALNDLPAMFRPDQAPDGWDTRVLLDFMNAFVDFRRRYPDNTARIEDVKQTGWRYLLMVAMHFQDVYNYQLPRVQRCVIHYAAPDGRFYPFCTYNCGPNFRERVERACSRPIGASIPATAGAPAASEISAGRR; encoded by the coding sequence ATGGGAGCGGGTTCCGCTGCGGACGGCAACGGGGACGTGGGCCGACCGGGACTGCCTCAGAAGACCACGAGCATCTGTCCCGAATGCCTGGAGGTCCTTCCGGCCGAGCTGTACGAACGCGAGGGGAAGGTCTGGATGGCCAAGCGCTGTCCGAGGCATGGGGAGTTCGTGGAACTGATCAGTTCCGACGCGGCGTTCTTCGAGAAGATGGACCGCTGGGACTGGGAATACCCAGCGGAGTTGGAGCATCAGGACGTCGCGTCGAAGAACGGCTGTCCCAACGACTGCGGGTTGTGCCCGTCGCACCGCAGCCGGGCGATGATGATCAACATCGACCTGACCAACCGCTGCAACCTCGACTGCCCGGTGTGCTTCGCCAACGCGAATCGGTCGGGCCGCGTCTACGAGGTGACGGTCGAGCAGATTCGCCGGATGCTCGACGCCAGCGTGGCCGCCTATGGCGACGCGCCGCCGTGCGTCCAGTACAGCGGCGGGGAGCCGACGGTGCATCCGGATTTTCTGGAGGTTCTGCGGATCTCCAAGGAGGCGGGGTTTGCCCAGATCCAGGCGGCCACCAACGGCTTGAAGTTTGCCCGCGATCCGGGTTTCGCCCGCGCCGCTTCGGAGGCTGGGCTCAACGTGGCTTACTTGCAGTTCGACGGGGTCAGCGACGAGGTGTACCGGCGGACCCGCGGCCGTCCGCTGTGGGAGCTCAAGCAGCGGGCGGTCGAGAACATCGCCGGCGCGGGCATGCAGATCTGCCTGGTGCCGACCGTCGCCCGCGGAGTCAACGACCACCAGATCGGCGCTATCTACCGATTCGCGCTCGAGCACATCGACGCGGTGGCTGCGATCAGTTGGCAGCCGGTGGTCTTCACCGGGCGGATTGACTTCCAGCAGCGCCTGGCCATGCGTTTCACCAACGCCGACCTGGCCCGGTGTCTGGAGGAGCAGACCGGCGGCGAGGTCGCGATGGACCGCGACTGGTACACGCTGTCGTTCGTCGAGCCGTTCTCGAAGCTGGTCGAGGCGATCACCGGCGAGCGCCAGGCGGCTGTCTCGTGCCATCGGCACTGCGGGCTGGGCACCTATGTGGTGGTTGGCCGGGACGGGCGGCGCGGGTATCCGATCCCGAAGTTCATCGACGTCGAGGCTTTGATGGGCCGGATGCACGAACTGGCGGCAAAGCTCGGGCAGCGCCGATGGTTCAAGAAGCTCACGCTGATGCGAGCGCTCAACGACCTGCCCGCGATGTTCCGGCCGGACCAGGCACCCGACGGCTGGGACACCAGGGTGCTGTTGGATTTCATGAACGCGTTCGTCGACTTCCGCCGGCGCTATCCGGACAACACGGCGCGGATCGAGGACGTCAAACAAACCGGATGGCGATACCTCTTGATGGTGGCGATGCACTTCCAGGACGTCTACAATTACCAACTGCCACGGGTGCAGCGGTGCGTGATCCACTACGCCGCGCCCGACGGGCGGTTTTATCCGTTCTGCACGTACAACTGCGGACCGAATTTCCGCGAGCGGGTGGAGCGGGCGTGTTCGCGGCCGATTGGCGCATCGATTCCGGCGACCGCCGGTGCGCCGGCCGCTTCGGAAATTTCAGCCGGTCGCCGATGA
- a CDS encoding protein-L-isoaspartate(D-aspartate) O-methyltransferase codes for MNASNDNRGDPWARARAQMVAWQIEARNVRDPRVLRAMGELPRERFVPAGQRDQAYEDRALPIGCDQTISQPYMVALMTEKLSVGPDDRVLEIGTGSGYQLALLAMLAGRVYTVECQAELAAEARSVLEELGLVNVEYRVDDGSLGWPEHAPYDRIMVTAGAPEVPEALVEQLTDGGIMVIPVGPEDSQTLLQIRKDGQAIRRQPVIACRFVKLRGNQGWPES; via the coding sequence ATGAACGCATCGAACGACAACCGGGGCGATCCGTGGGCCAGGGCCCGGGCCCAGATGGTGGCGTGGCAGATCGAGGCCCGCAACGTCCGCGATCCGCGGGTGCTTCGCGCGATGGGCGAGTTGCCGCGCGAGCGGTTCGTCCCGGCGGGCCAGCGCGATCAGGCCTACGAGGACCGCGCCCTGCCCATCGGCTGCGATCAGACGATCTCCCAGCCGTACATGGTCGCGTTGATGACCGAGAAGCTCTCGGTCGGGCCGGACGACCGCGTGCTGGAGATCGGGACCGGCTCGGGCTATCAACTGGCCCTTCTGGCCATGCTGGCCGGCCGGGTCTACACGGTCGAGTGCCAGGCGGAACTGGCGGCTGAGGCGCGGAGCGTGCTGGAGGAATTGGGCTTGGTCAACGTGGAGTATCGCGTGGACGACGGAAGCCTCGGCTGGCCCGAGCACGCCCCGTACGATCGGATCATGGTGACCGCCGGGGCGCCGGAGGTTCCCGAGGCCCTGGTCGAGCAACTGACCGACGGCGGGATCATGGTCATTCCCGTCGGACCCGAGGACAGCCAGACCCTGCTGCAGATCCGAAAGGATGGGCAAGCGATCCGGCGTCAGCCGGTGATCGCGTGCCGCTTCGTCAAACTCCGCGGCAATCAGGGCTGGCCTGAAAGCTAG
- a CDS encoding IS630 family transposase translates to RRWCRRNNIHLIWTPTNASWLNPIECHFTPIKRFVLENTDYHGHDELRRALQRYVTYRNQHAREKR, encoded by the coding sequence TCCGCCGCTGGTGCCGCCGGAACAACATCCATCTGATCTGGACGCCCACCAACGCCTCATGGCTGAATCCCATCGAATGTCACTTCACGCCGATCAAACGCTTTGTGCTCGAAAACACCGACTACCATGGCCACGACGAACTTCGCCGAGCCCTGCAACGCTACGTCACGTATCGAAATCAGCACGCTCGGGAAAAACGATAG